The Rhizobium sp. CCGE531 genomic sequence CGTTCACACCTGTGGGAACGGCGGCCGTGAGCACGAGCGCCGCCCGCCATTCCGGGCTGAGGCCGAGCAGAAGGCCGGCCGCCAGCACGCAGGCCGGCAGCAGAAGCAGCTTGAAGCCGGCAATCACGCTGGTGATGCCGAGATTGCCCGACAGCCCGTATTGGCGCAGCGCCATGCCGAGCGAGATCAGCGCCGCCGGGCCGGCGATATTGGCGATGCTGTCGACCACGGTGCCGAGCGTCGCGGGGATGGGAATGCCTGTGAGGTGGACGATGAGACCGCAGAAAAGCCCGATGACAAGCGGATTGCGCACGAGATTCCTGCCGACCTGTTGCAGCAATTCGCCGGTGCTGCGGCCGGCGCCGGCATTCTCCTTGCGCTCGGCCTGCTCCATCAACAGCGTGCCGGCGATCATCATGGTCGGCAGGTGCACGGCAATCAGGATCGACATCGCCATGACGCCGTCTGGCCCGACGGTGCGCCCCACCAGCGGCAAGCCGATGAAGATCGTATTAGCGAAGGCGG encodes the following:
- a CDS encoding AEC family transporter → MSEIFTDVLPVFLLILVGWVIVRTGLLKAEVGEAMSEFVFKIAVPLLLFQTIAEANFRGASPFRLWIAYFSGVAVTWTAGHIVATRMFGRDARIGVLAGVSSAFANTIFIGLPLVGRTVGPDGVMAMSILIAVHLPTMMIAGTLLMEQAERKENAGAGRSTGELLQQVGRNLVRNPLVIGLFCGLIVHLTGIPIPATLGTVVDSIANIAGPAALISLGMALRQYGLSGNLGITSVIAGFKLLLLPACVLAAGLLLGLSPEWRAALVLTAAVPTGVNAWLIANRFGVGHSLAASTITLTTALGAFSVSLWAYLLG